A DNA window from Halomicrobium mukohataei DSM 12286 contains the following coding sequences:
- a CDS encoding Lrp/AsnC family transcriptional regulator produces the protein MSNRKDVLAVLRENARQSNADIARQTGLTEPEVERIVDELESEGVVKGYTAIVDWEAVEEGDEPVRATVELNVTLDRETSYIDIAERIAKFPQVKSLRLISGDYDFDMEVEGDSMSEVSHFVSDKIAPIPEITQTVTHYIMESYKEQGIEFGDGSDDDRLSISP, from the coding sequence ATGAGCAATCGGAAGGACGTGCTGGCGGTCCTCCGCGAGAACGCCCGCCAGTCGAACGCGGACATCGCCCGCCAGACCGGCCTGACCGAGCCAGAGGTCGAGCGTATCGTCGACGAACTCGAATCCGAGGGCGTCGTCAAGGGGTACACGGCGATCGTCGACTGGGAGGCCGTCGAGGAGGGCGACGAGCCCGTGCGTGCCACCGTCGAACTGAACGTCACGCTGGACCGCGAGACCAGCTACATCGACATCGCCGAGCGCATCGCCAAGTTCCCACAGGTGAAGTCGCTGCGCCTGATCAGTGGGGACTACGACTTCGACATGGAGGTGGAAGGCGACTCGATGAGCGAGGTGTCACACTTCGTCAGCGACAAGATAGCGCCGATCCCCGAGATCACTCAGACCGTGACACACTACATCATGGAGTCGTACAAGGAACAGGGCATCGAGTTCGGCGACGGCAGCGACGACGATCGACTCTCGATCTCGCCATGA
- a CDS encoding pyridoxal phosphate-dependent aminotransferase, with translation MTFEPADRVDQVPPSGIRRFFELAEEMDDIISLGVGEPDFSTPWSAREAAIASLEQGKTSYTANRGKRELRERIADDVAERYDLDYDPDEEVLVTTGASEGVDLAFRALLNPGDKVAVAQPCYVSYKPGVTFAGADVIDVPTRVADDFKLTREVLEDSGAAEADALIFCYPNNPTGATMTEAELRPVAEFAREHDLLVFADEIYSELSYEHDHTSIATLPGMRERTVVFNGFSKAYAMTGLRLGYALAPPEAITAMNRIHQYTMLSAPTTPQYAAIEALDNCESELREMREQYDRRRQLVLSRFDEMGLDCFTAKGAFYAFPECPWDDADAFAEALLEAERVAVVPGSAFGVGGDGHLRVSYATGMSDLKTAMDRIESFLADQ, from the coding sequence ATGACGTTCGAACCAGCCGACCGCGTCGATCAAGTGCCCCCTTCCGGAATCCGGCGGTTCTTCGAGCTGGCCGAAGAGATGGACGACATCATCTCGCTCGGCGTCGGCGAGCCGGACTTCTCGACCCCGTGGAGCGCGCGCGAGGCGGCGATCGCCTCGCTCGAACAGGGCAAGACCTCCTACACCGCCAACCGCGGCAAGCGAGAGCTGCGCGAGCGAATCGCCGACGACGTGGCCGAGCGGTACGACCTCGACTACGATCCCGACGAGGAGGTCCTCGTGACGACCGGGGCCAGCGAGGGCGTCGACCTGGCCTTTCGCGCACTGCTGAACCCCGGCGACAAGGTCGCCGTGGCCCAGCCCTGCTACGTCTCCTACAAACCGGGCGTCACCTTCGCCGGGGCCGACGTGATCGACGTGCCCACGCGCGTCGCGGACGACTTCAAGCTCACCCGGGAGGTCCTGGAAGACAGCGGCGCGGCCGAGGCGGACGCGCTGATCTTCTGTTACCCGAACAACCCGACCGGGGCGACGATGACGGAGGCGGAGCTGCGCCCGGTCGCCGAGTTCGCCCGAGAGCACGACCTGCTCGTGTTCGCCGACGAGATCTACTCGGAGCTGTCCTACGAGCACGATCACACGTCGATCGCCACCCTCCCGGGGATGCGCGAGCGGACCGTCGTCTTCAACGGCTTCTCGAAGGCGTACGCGATGACCGGCCTGCGCCTCGGATACGCGCTGGCCCCGCCCGAGGCGATCACAGCGATGAACCGGATCCACCAGTACACGATGCTGTCGGCCCCGACGACGCCCCAGTACGCGGCGATCGAGGCGCTGGACAACTGCGAGAGCGAACTCCGAGAGATGCGCGAGCAGTACGACCGCCGTCGACAGCTCGTCCTCTCGCGGTTCGACGAGATGGGGCTGGACTGCTTTACCGCCAAGGGCGCGTTCTACGCGTTCCCGGAGTGTCCCTGGGACGACGCCGACGCGTTCGCCGAGGCGTTGCTCGAAGCCGAACGGGTCGCCGTCGTGCCGGGCTCTGCCTTCGGCGTGGGCGGGGACGGCCACCTCCGAGTGTCGTACGCGACCGGGATGTCGGACCTGAAGACGGCGATGGACCGAATCGAGTCGTTCCTCGCCGACCAGTAG
- a CDS encoding type II/IV secretion system ATPase subunit: MAIDDTGESRSEVTRGEVTEDPPAIVGEYTWEDLRRDHHSGGRFDRSQYLGFDPNDIESVLTDAASNAKTLKQPFDAYVDPAATPVAKGVYTWEHFKQEYYYEEDSTPPTDGDGEKIPFDPAEYLGFEPEEVESELSAADGAAELLDNLVEQRTVDVNPELDEDAFFSTQDGHTTVVNRYDLEKAVPLKKKTHFTEIERYWVNKPYACVIIFHSRKENEKKYYVVEPYHNEIEDDLKGFLSNKLKTAIKYSEDDVIVQGSEADRADVIQREAEQLLNRYDLYSGPVGSAEPGVLDQFKEFLGMEVEAQAVGTGQLDGISARPEPAVLEDDPEQLSEYQVEKLLYVLKRDFIGYQKIDPVKHDINVEDISCDGYNSRVFVYHTDYEQIISNVEHGRESLDDFVVKLAQRSGKGISKRQPQVDATLPDGSRAQLTLGREVSDHGTNYTIRQFKDVPFTPIDLINWNTFSLDEMAFLWLCIENNKSLIFAGGTASGKTTSLNAVSLFIPSNSKIVSIEDTREVELPQRNWVASVTRPSFGDDDKGDVDEFDLLEAALRQRPDYIVMGEIRGEEGRVLFQVMSTGHTTYTTFHADSVGEVIKRFTTDPINVSKTLFTALDLVSIQTQTRVDGSKVRRNKTLTEINEYSAENDEINVRDVYEWRAETDEYIQMGNSNTLEEIKFDRGWTQEKLDEELFKRKVVLAHLIENGLNTYTQVAATIQAFINDPGTILTLIANDDLESSLEDLREMESVKIDIDEAKEEMVPRPEAPPEMLDETADILDNAGPLFEKFQERETPDIVSALMSGDEGTEQTDDEEVDFGEFVPKAGAEAEGE; this comes from the coding sequence ATGGCAATTGATGACACGGGGGAGAGCCGGTCCGAGGTCACTCGGGGGGAGGTGACCGAGGATCCGCCGGCCATCGTCGGTGAGTACACCTGGGAAGATCTTCGGCGGGACCACCACAGCGGGGGTCGGTTCGATCGAAGCCAGTATCTGGGCTTCGACCCGAACGACATCGAATCGGTACTGACAGATGCCGCGAGCAACGCCAAGACGCTGAAACAGCCCTTCGACGCCTACGTCGATCCGGCGGCGACGCCGGTCGCGAAAGGGGTCTACACGTGGGAACACTTCAAGCAAGAGTACTACTACGAGGAAGACAGTACGCCGCCGACGGACGGCGACGGCGAGAAGATCCCGTTCGACCCCGCCGAGTATCTGGGCTTCGAGCCCGAGGAAGTCGAGAGCGAACTGTCGGCGGCCGACGGGGCCGCAGAGCTACTCGACAACCTCGTCGAGCAGCGAACCGTCGACGTCAATCCGGAACTGGACGAAGACGCCTTCTTCTCGACACAGGACGGTCACACGACCGTCGTCAACCGCTACGATCTGGAGAAGGCCGTCCCGCTGAAGAAGAAGACGCACTTCACGGAGATCGAGCGCTACTGGGTCAACAAACCCTACGCCTGCGTGATCATCTTCCACTCTCGGAAGGAAAACGAGAAGAAGTACTACGTCGTCGAGCCCTACCACAACGAGATCGAGGACGATCTCAAGGGATTCCTCTCGAACAAGCTGAAGACCGCGATCAAGTACTCCGAGGACGACGTGATCGTACAGGGGTCGGAGGCCGACCGGGCCGACGTGATCCAGCGGGAAGCCGAGCAGCTGCTGAACCGCTACGATCTGTACAGCGGCCCCGTGGGTAGCGCCGAACCCGGAGTGCTCGATCAGTTCAAAGAGTTCCTGGGCATGGAGGTCGAAGCCCAGGCAGTCGGGACCGGCCAGCTCGACGGCATCAGTGCCCGGCCCGAGCCGGCCGTCCTCGAAGACGACCCCGAGCAACTCTCCGAGTACCAGGTCGAGAAGCTGCTGTACGTCCTCAAGCGGGACTTCATCGGCTACCAGAAGATCGACCCGGTGAAACACGACATCAACGTCGAGGACATCTCCTGTGACGGCTACAACTCGCGCGTGTTCGTCTACCACACCGACTACGAACAGATCATCTCGAACGTCGAGCACGGTCGAGAGAGCCTCGACGACTTCGTCGTCAAGCTCGCCCAGCGCTCTGGCAAGGGCATCTCGAAGCGCCAGCCACAGGTCGACGCGACCCTGCCGGACGGCTCGCGCGCGCAACTGACGCTCGGTCGAGAAGTGTCGGACCACGGGACGAACTACACGATCCGGCAGTTCAAGGACGTTCCCTTCACGCCGATCGACCTCATCAACTGGAACACCTTCTCGCTCGACGAGATGGCGTTTCTCTGGCTCTGTATCGAGAACAACAAGAGCCTCATCTTCGCTGGCGGGACCGCGTCGGGGAAGACGACCAGCCTGAACGCCGTCTCGCTTTTCATCCCGTCGAACTCGAAGATCGTCTCCATCGAGGACACCCGCGAGGTCGAACTGCCCCAGCGCAACTGGGTCGCCAGCGTCACCCGGCCCTCGTTCGGCGACGACGACAAGGGCGACGTCGACGAGTTCGACCTGCTGGAAGCCGCGCTCCGCCAGCGCCCGGACTACATCGTCATGGGCGAGATCCGCGGCGAGGAAGGGCGCGTGCTCTTTCAGGTCATGTCGACCGGTCACACCACCTACACCACCTTCCACGCCGACTCCGTCGGCGAGGTCATCAAGCGGTTCACCACCGATCCGATCAACGTCTCGAAGACGCTGTTTACCGCCCTCGACCTCGTTTCGATCCAGACCCAGACCCGCGTCGACGGCAGCAAGGTCCGCCGAAACAAGACCCTGACCGAGATCAACGAGTACTCCGCCGAGAACGACGAAATCAACGTCCGAGACGTCTACGAGTGGCGCGCCGAGACCGACGAGTACATCCAGATGGGCAACTCCAACACCCTCGAAGAGATCAAGTTCGACCGCGGGTGGACCCAGGAGAAACTCGACGAGGAGCTGTTCAAGCGCAAGGTCGTACTGGCACACCTCATCGAGAACGGGCTCAACACGTACACGCAGGTGGCGGCGACGATCCAGGCGTTCATCAACGATCCCGGAACGATCCTCACGCTGATCGCCAACGACGACCTGGAGAGTTCGCTGGAGGACCTCCGAGAGATGGAGTCGGTCAAGATCGACATCGACGAGGCCAAAGAGGAGATGGTCCCCAGACCCGAGGCACCGCCGGAGATGCTCGACGAGACCGCCGACATCCTCGACAACGCCGGCCCGCTGTTCGAGAAGTTCCAGGAGCGCGAGACGCCGGACATCGTCTCGGCGCTGATGAGCGGCGACGAGGGCACCGAGCAGACGGACGACGAGGAGGTGGACTTCGGAGAGTTCGTACCCAAAGCCGGCGCGGAGGCCGAAGGCGAATGA